One genomic window of Mycolicibacterium neoaurum includes the following:
- a CDS encoding SDR family oxidoreductase, producing MSAVAERFVTSADGTRIAVYEEGGSDEQAAPTIVLVHGWPDSHVLWNGVAPLLTGRFRVVRYDNRGVGKSDVPSDTAAYTMARFADDFAAVAAAVSPQRPVHVLAHDWGSVGVWEYLGRPDAPSVVASFTSVSGPSARHLNRYIKDGLRRPYLPRRFARGAAQLARLSYMGAFSVPVLAPAAVRWAFSRGAMDRRLRRDGVDPQSIHHSPALAADAARSMKVYRANYFRTLGQPRAEHAVNVPVQLIVNRRDPYVRPYAYDDIARWVPRLWRRDLHAGHWAPMSHPVQLAAAVGELVDHLQGAPAARTLARAAVGVSRPPFGDQLVSITGAGSGIGRATALAFAERGAEIVVSDIDEDAATETAAQIRAAGGTAHAYRLDVADADAVERFAEQVCDTHGVPDIVVNNAGVGHAGFFLDTPAANFDRVMDINFGGVVNCCRAFAARMVDRGLGGHVVNVASMAAYAPTQSMNAYATSKAAVFMFSDCLRAELDSAGIGLTTVCPGVIDTNIVSTTQFDMPSAGDSAVEAMRAQIVKGFKLRRYGPEKVAKAIVAAVQNNTPVRPVTPEAYLVYGAAHALPQVMRSTARVKLG from the coding sequence ATGTCTGCAGTCGCCGAACGGTTCGTCACCAGCGCCGACGGGACCCGCATCGCCGTCTACGAGGAAGGCGGGAGCGACGAGCAGGCCGCCCCGACCATCGTGCTGGTGCACGGTTGGCCCGACTCACACGTGCTGTGGAACGGTGTGGCGCCGCTGCTGACCGGACGATTCCGGGTGGTGCGCTACGACAACCGCGGCGTCGGCAAGTCCGATGTGCCCAGCGACACCGCCGCCTACACCATGGCCCGCTTCGCCGACGATTTCGCCGCGGTGGCCGCCGCCGTCAGCCCGCAACGCCCGGTGCACGTGCTGGCCCACGACTGGGGCTCGGTGGGGGTGTGGGAATACCTGGGCAGACCGGACGCGCCGTCGGTGGTGGCCTCGTTCACCTCGGTGTCCGGACCCAGCGCGCGACACCTGAACCGCTATATCAAGGACGGGCTGCGCAGGCCCTACCTGCCGCGCCGGTTCGCCCGCGGAGCCGCCCAGCTGGCCCGGTTGTCCTATATGGGCGCGTTCTCGGTTCCGGTGCTGGCTCCGGCGGCCGTGCGGTGGGCGTTCTCCCGCGGCGCCATGGATCGCCGGCTGCGGCGCGACGGCGTCGACCCGCAGAGCATCCATCACTCCCCGGCGCTGGCCGCCGACGCCGCCCGCAGCATGAAGGTGTACCGGGCCAACTACTTCCGCACGTTGGGCCAACCCCGCGCCGAGCATGCGGTGAACGTGCCGGTGCAGCTGATCGTCAACCGGCGCGACCCCTATGTGCGTCCCTACGCCTACGACGACATCGCCAGATGGGTGCCCCGGCTGTGGCGCCGCGATCTGCACGCCGGACATTGGGCACCGATGTCGCATCCGGTCCAGCTGGCCGCCGCCGTCGGTGAGCTGGTCGACCATCTGCAGGGCGCACCGGCGGCGCGCACCCTGGCCAGGGCCGCCGTCGGAGTGTCCCGGCCACCGTTCGGGGATCAGCTGGTGTCGATCACCGGCGCGGGCAGCGGTATCGGGCGCGCCACCGCGCTGGCCTTCGCCGAACGCGGAGCCGAGATCGTCGTCAGCGATATCGACGAGGATGCCGCCACCGAGACCGCCGCGCAGATCCGTGCGGCGGGCGGCACCGCGCACGCCTACCGTTTGGACGTCGCGGACGCCGATGCGGTGGAGCGCTTCGCCGAGCAGGTGTGTGACACCCACGGCGTGCCCGACATCGTGGTCAACAACGCCGGAGTCGGACATGCCGGGTTCTTCCTGGACACCCCGGCCGCGAACTTCGACCGCGTCATGGACATCAACTTCGGCGGAGTGGTCAACTGCTGCCGGGCCTTTGCCGCGCGGATGGTCGACCGCGGCCTGGGCGGTCACGTGGTCAATGTCGCCTCGATGGCCGCCTATGCCCCGACCCAGTCGATGAACGCCTACGCCACCAGCAAGGCCGCGGTGTTCATGTTCTCCGACTGCTTACGCGCAGAACTGGATTCGGCCGGCATCGGCCTGACCACGGTCTGCCCCGGCGTCATCGACACCAATATCGTGAGCACCACGCAGTTCGATATGCCCTCGGCCGGTGATTCCGCAGTGGAGGCGATGCGGGCCCAGATCGTCAAGGGATTCAAACTGCGCCGCTACGGACCGGAGAAGGTCGCCAAGGCCATCGTCGCGGCGGTGCAGAACAACACCCCGGTGCGGCCGGTGACCCCGGAGGCCTATCTGGTCTACGGGGCGGCACATGCGCTACCGCAGGTGATGCGCAGCACCGCGCGCGTCAAGCTCGGCTGA
- a CDS encoding TIGR01777 family oxidoreductase, which translates to MAGQVIAVAGSSGLIGSALTTALRTSDQRVLRLVRTSPSGPDEVFWNPASGQLDIDALVGVDAVVNLCGVGVGDKRWSGSFKQSLRDSRIGPTEVLAEAVADAGIPVLVNASAVGYYGDTRGRVVDETAPCGAGFLAQLCADWEASTAAAEEAGARVVLLRTGLVLSPSGGMLNRLRPIFGLGLGARLGNGRQYFPWISLEDEIRAIRFALTDEQLAGPVNLTGPAPVTNGEFTAALGRALNRPTPMIVPGFALRAALGEFADEGLLAGQRAIPAALERAGFVFHHNTVGAALSYVTAGVPPA; encoded by the coding sequence ATGGCCGGGCAGGTCATCGCTGTCGCGGGGTCGTCGGGGCTGATCGGTTCAGCCCTGACGACCGCGTTGCGCACCTCCGATCAACGGGTGCTGCGCCTGGTGCGCACGTCGCCGTCGGGTCCCGACGAGGTGTTCTGGAATCCGGCCTCCGGCCAGCTCGACATCGATGCCTTGGTCGGCGTCGATGCGGTCGTCAACCTGTGCGGTGTCGGTGTCGGCGACAAACGTTGGTCGGGCTCGTTCAAGCAGAGCCTGCGGGACAGCCGGATCGGCCCGACCGAGGTGCTCGCCGAGGCGGTGGCCGACGCGGGTATCCCGGTGCTGGTCAACGCGAGTGCGGTCGGCTACTACGGGGACACCCGGGGCCGGGTGGTCGACGAGACCGCGCCGTGCGGCGCGGGATTCCTGGCCCAGCTCTGCGCCGACTGGGAGGCCTCGACCGCTGCCGCCGAGGAGGCCGGCGCCAGGGTCGTGCTGCTGCGCACGGGTCTGGTGCTCTCCCCGTCCGGCGGCATGCTCAACCGGTTGCGGCCCATCTTCGGTCTCGGCCTCGGCGCCCGGCTGGGCAATGGGCGGCAGTATTTCCCCTGGATCAGTCTGGAGGACGAAATCCGCGCGATCCGGTTCGCACTGACCGATGAACAACTGGCCGGCCCGGTCAACCTCACCGGCCCGGCACCGGTGACCAACGGCGAGTTCACCGCCGCGCTCGGCCGCGCCCTCAACCGTCCCACCCCGATGATCGTCCCCGGCTTCGCGTTGCGCGCGGCCCTCGGCGAGTTCGCCGACGAGGGTCTGCTGGCCGGCCAGCGGGCCATCCCGGCGGCGCTGGAGCGGGCCGGTTTCGTCTTCCACCACAACACCGTCGGTGCGGCGCTGAGCTATGTGACCGCCGGTGTCCCACCGGCGTAG
- a CDS encoding IS30 family transposase: MRPSKSSRLRRRFWEEIRSGLTVSEAAVAVGVSLNSGSRWFADAGGVRPQLPDGQPRRRPRLSFEEREEIALGVAAKESIRCIAQRLGRAPSTISREIAVNGGCRGRTGYRSRYRFGAPWRGGHDPRPRYKATVAHDRSVTRAARPKPRKLDLCTTLREVVQTRLTDEFHSPAQIAARLRLDFPDIAEMWVSHEAIYQAIYVQGKGNLRRDLHTYLRTGRAIRHPRRRPGQRRTRIPGMVSISERPAEVEDRAIPGHWEGDLIIGSTASGSAIGTLVERSTRFTLLLHLPGDHTAATVQEAIVAKMGQLPALLGKSLTWDQGSELANHLAIAEATDLDIYFCDPHSPWQRGTNENTNGLLRQWFAKGTDLSVFPPDYLDYVATKLNNRPRQTLGWKTPAEALHELLCNPTDSPTVATTP, translated from the coding sequence GTGCGCCCGTCCAAATCGTCTCGTCTTCGTCGTCGGTTCTGGGAGGAAATCCGTAGCGGGTTGACCGTGAGTGAAGCCGCTGTGGCAGTCGGCGTGTCGCTGAACTCGGGTTCGCGGTGGTTTGCCGATGCTGGCGGGGTGAGACCTCAGTTACCCGATGGTCAACCTCGCCGGCGGCCGCGACTGTCCTTTGAAGAGCGCGAGGAAATCGCGTTAGGAGTGGCGGCCAAAGAATCAATTCGGTGTATCGCTCAACGCCTTGGCCGGGCGCCGTCGACGATCTCGCGGGAGATCGCCGTCAACGGCGGATGCCGAGGTCGTACGGGCTATCGGTCCCGATATCGCTTCGGTGCGCCATGGCGCGGTGGGCATGATCCGCGTCCCCGCTACAAGGCCACTGTCGCGCACGACCGCAGCGTCACCCGCGCCGCACGACCCAAGCCGCGCAAGCTGGATCTGTGCACGACCCTGCGTGAGGTGGTGCAGACTCGACTCACCGACGAGTTTCACAGTCCGGCCCAGATCGCTGCCCGGTTGCGGCTGGACTTCCCTGATATTGCGGAGATGTGGGTGTCACACGAAGCGATCTACCAGGCAATATACGTCCAAGGCAAAGGCAATCTGCGGCGCGATCTGCACACCTACCTGCGGACCGGGCGTGCGATACGCCACCCGCGCAGACGACCCGGGCAGCGCCGCACACGTATCCCCGGCATGGTCAGCATCAGTGAACGGCCTGCCGAGGTCGAGGACCGCGCCATCCCCGGGCACTGGGAGGGGGATCTGATCATCGGAAGCACCGCCTCCGGGTCGGCGATCGGCACTCTGGTGGAACGCAGCACCCGGTTCACCCTCTTGTTGCACCTGCCCGGTGATCACACCGCGGCGACCGTGCAAGAGGCGATCGTGGCCAAGATGGGCCAGTTGCCGGCGCTGCTGGGTAAATCATTGACCTGGGATCAGGGCAGCGAATTGGCCAACCATCTGGCCATCGCTGAGGCGACAGATCTCGACATCTATTTCTGCGACCCGCACTCACCATGGCAGCGCGGAACCAACGAAAACACCAACGGTCTGCTGCGCCAATGGTTTGCCAAAGGCACTGACCTATCGGTGTTTCCCCCCGACTACCTCGACTACGTCGCCACCAAACTCAACAACCGACCCCGCCAGACACTGGGCTGGAAAACACCAGCCGAAGCACTCCACGAACTACTCTGCAACCCGACCGATTCACCCACTGTTGCAACCACCCCTTGA
- the lipB gene encoding lipoyl(octanoyl) transferase LipB: MTSIRSSAEPLQVRVLGSLDYVQAWQLQREIADTRVAGGPDTLLLLEHPPVYTAGKRTEVHERPVDGTPVVDTDRGGKITWHGPGQLVGYPIIGLTEPLDVVNFVRRLEEALITVCADLGLQTTRVDGRSGVWVPAGPAGPARKVGAIGIRVARGVTLHGFALNCDCDLGAFGGIIPCGIADAGVTSLTAELGRHVRVKDVTDVVAEAVSGTLDGHIRVALSS, encoded by the coding sequence GTGACCTCCATCCGCTCCTCCGCCGAACCGCTACAGGTCCGCGTGCTGGGCAGCCTGGACTACGTGCAGGCCTGGCAGCTGCAACGGGAGATCGCCGACACGCGGGTGGCCGGCGGACCGGACACCCTGCTGCTACTCGAGCATCCGCCGGTCTACACGGCGGGCAAGCGCACCGAGGTCCACGAGCGGCCGGTGGACGGCACCCCCGTCGTCGACACCGACCGCGGCGGCAAGATCACCTGGCACGGACCCGGCCAGCTCGTCGGGTATCCGATCATCGGGCTTACCGAACCACTGGACGTCGTGAATTTCGTTCGGCGCCTTGAGGAGGCGCTCATCACGGTGTGCGCTGACCTCGGTCTGCAGACGACGCGGGTCGACGGCCGGTCGGGGGTCTGGGTGCCCGCCGGGCCTGCGGGTCCCGCACGCAAGGTCGGCGCCATCGGCATCCGGGTGGCCCGCGGGGTCACCCTGCACGGGTTCGCGCTCAACTGCGACTGCGACCTCGGGGCGTTCGGCGGGATCATCCCGTGCGGTATCGCCGATGCCGGGGTCACCTCACTGACCGCCGAACTCGGCAGGCACGTGCGAGTGAAAGATGTCACCGACGTGGTGGCAGAGGCCGTCTCGGGCACTTTGGACGGACATATCCGCGTAGCATTGTCGTCGTGA
- the lipA gene encoding lipoyl synthase, giving the protein MSVVPEGRKLLRLEVRNAETPIERKPPWIKTKLRTGPEYTELKSLVRREGLHTVCEEAGCPNIYECWEDREATFLIGGEQCTRRCDFCQIDTGKPDELDRDEPRRVAESVQAMGLRYSTVTGVARDDLPDGGAWLYAETVRQIHQLNPNTGVELLAPDFNAIPEQLAEVFESRPEVFAHNVETVPRIFKRIRPAFRYQRSLDVITAARDFGLVTKSNLILGMGETPEEVRTALVDLHEAGCDIVTITQYLRPSPRHHPVERWVRPEEFVEHSDYAKSIGFTGVLAGPLVRSSYRAGKLYAEAARVRAAAGAS; this is encoded by the coding sequence GTGAGTGTCGTACCCGAAGGCCGTAAGCTGTTGCGCCTCGAGGTGCGCAATGCCGAGACCCCCATCGAGCGCAAACCGCCGTGGATCAAGACCAAACTGCGCACCGGCCCGGAGTACACCGAACTCAAGAGCCTGGTGCGCCGCGAGGGCCTGCACACCGTGTGCGAAGAGGCCGGCTGCCCCAACATCTACGAGTGCTGGGAGGACCGCGAGGCCACCTTCCTCATCGGTGGTGAACAGTGCACCCGTCGCTGCGATTTCTGCCAGATCGACACCGGCAAGCCCGACGAGCTCGACCGGGACGAACCGCGCCGGGTCGCCGAAAGCGTCCAAGCCATGGGCCTGCGCTATTCGACGGTCACCGGGGTGGCCCGTGACGATCTGCCCGACGGCGGTGCCTGGCTCTATGCCGAGACCGTCCGCCAGATCCACCAGCTCAACCCGAACACCGGTGTCGAGCTGCTCGCCCCGGATTTCAACGCCATACCCGAACAGCTCGCCGAGGTCTTCGAGTCCCGCCCTGAGGTGTTCGCCCACAATGTCGAGACCGTGCCGCGCATCTTCAAGCGCATCCGTCCCGCGTTCCGGTACCAGCGCAGCCTCGATGTCATCACCGCCGCCCGCGATTTCGGGCTGGTGACCAAGAGCAACCTCATCCTCGGAATGGGCGAAACCCCCGAGGAGGTACGCACCGCGCTGGTCGATCTGCACGAAGCGGGCTGCGACATCGTCACCATCACCCAGTACCTGCGCCCCTCGCCGCGTCATCATCCGGTCGAGCGCTGGGTGCGGCCCGAGGAATTCGTCGAGCATTCCGACTACGCCAAGAGCATCGGATTCACCGGTGTGCTGGCCGGACCGCTGGTCCGCTCGTCCTACCGGGCGGGCAAGTTGTACGCCGAGGCTGCGCGGGTCAGAGCAGCCGCCGGCGCATCGTAA
- the sucB gene encoding 2-oxoglutarate dehydrogenase, E2 component, dihydrolipoamide succinyltransferase gives MAISVQMPALGESVTEGTVTRWLKQEGDTVAVDEPLLEVSTDKVDTEIPSPAAGVLTKIIAAEDDVVEVGGDLALIGEEGESAPTGDSTPAEEAEPEAEPEPEPAAEEAEPEKSEPQESKPAKPAASGGGDATSVKMPELGESVTEGTVTRWLKKVGDEVAVDEALVEVSTDKVDTEIPSPVAGTLLSISAEEDDVVAVGGELAKIGDAGAEGAAEPEPEPEPEPEPEPEPKEEPKQEAKPEPKPEPKPEPKPEPKAAPAPAAAGSESDANPYVTPLVRKLAAENNVDLSSVKGTGVGGRIRKQDVLAAAEAAKAPATGQDKQAAAPAAGQKKEAAAAPSLAHLRGSTQKANRIRQITAKKTRESLQTTAQLTQVHEVDLTKIVALRAKAKKSFSEREGVNLTFLPFFAVAVVDALKAHPNINASYNEDTKEITYYDAEHLGFAVDTEQGLLSPVVHNAGDLSLGGLARAIADIAARARSGNLKPDELSGGTFTITNIGSQGALFDTPILVPPQAAMLGTGAIVKRPRVISDEFGNESIGVRSVAYLPLTYDHRLIDGADAGRFLTTVKRRLEEGAFEADLGL, from the coding sequence ATGGCAATCTCAGTCCAGATGCCCGCACTCGGTGAGAGCGTCACAGAGGGGACCGTCACACGATGGCTCAAGCAAGAGGGTGACACCGTCGCCGTCGACGAGCCGCTGCTCGAGGTATCCACCGACAAGGTCGACACCGAGATCCCGTCACCGGCCGCCGGCGTGCTCACCAAGATCATCGCGGCCGAGGACGATGTCGTCGAGGTCGGTGGCGATCTTGCCCTGATCGGCGAGGAGGGCGAGTCCGCCCCGACCGGCGATTCCACTCCCGCCGAAGAGGCCGAGCCGGAGGCCGAACCCGAGCCCGAGCCCGCCGCCGAGGAAGCCGAGCCCGAAAAGTCCGAGCCGCAGGAGTCCAAGCCCGCCAAGCCTGCGGCATCCGGCGGCGGTGACGCCACGTCGGTGAAGATGCCCGAGCTGGGCGAGTCGGTCACCGAGGGCACCGTCACCCGCTGGCTGAAGAAGGTCGGCGACGAGGTCGCCGTCGACGAGGCTCTGGTCGAGGTGTCCACCGACAAGGTCGACACCGAGATCCCGTCGCCGGTCGCGGGCACGCTGCTGTCGATCAGCGCCGAAGAGGACGATGTGGTCGCCGTGGGTGGCGAGCTGGCCAAGATCGGTGACGCCGGGGCCGAGGGTGCCGCCGAGCCGGAACCCGAGCCCGAGCCGGAACCCGAACCCGAGCCGGAACCCAAGGAAGAGCCCAAGCAGGAAGCCAAGCCCGAGCCCAAGCCCGAGCCGAAGCCCGAACCCAAGCCTGAACCCAAGGCCGCACCCGCCCCCGCCGCGGCGGGCAGTGAGTCCGACGCCAATCCGTATGTCACACCGCTGGTGCGCAAGCTCGCCGCGGAGAACAACGTCGACCTGTCCTCGGTGAAGGGCACCGGCGTGGGCGGGCGCATCCGCAAGCAGGATGTGCTCGCGGCCGCGGAGGCGGCGAAGGCACCCGCGACCGGCCAGGACAAGCAGGCTGCCGCCCCGGCCGCCGGCCAGAAGAAGGAAGCCGCCGCGGCCCCGTCGCTGGCACATCTGCGTGGCAGCACGCAGAAGGCGAACCGCATCCGGCAGATCACCGCGAAGAAGACCCGCGAGTCCCTGCAGACCACCGCGCAGCTGACCCAGGTGCACGAGGTCGACCTGACCAAGATCGTGGCGCTGCGGGCCAAGGCGAAGAAGAGCTTCTCCGAGCGTGAGGGCGTCAACCTGACGTTCCTGCCGTTCTTCGCGGTCGCCGTCGTCGACGCCCTCAAGGCGCACCCGAACATCAACGCCAGCTACAACGAGGACACCAAGGAGATCACCTACTACGACGCCGAGCACCTCGGTTTCGCGGTGGACACCGAGCAGGGTCTGCTCTCCCCCGTCGTCCACAACGCCGGTGATCTCTCCCTCGGCGGTCTGGCCAGAGCCATCGCCGATATCGCCGCACGCGCCCGGTCGGGCAACCTCAAGCCCGACGAGCTGTCCGGCGGCACCTTCACCATCACCAACATCGGCAGCCAGGGCGCGCTGTTCGACACCCCGATCCTGGTCCCGCCGCAGGCGGCGATGCTGGGCACCGGTGCGATCGTCAAACGCCCCCGCGTCATCTCCGACGAATTCGGCAATGAGTCGATCGGCGTGCGGTCGGTGGCCTACCTGCCGCTCACCTACGATCACCGCCTCATCGACGGTGCCGATGCCGGCCGCTTCCTGACCACGGTCAAGCGCCGGCTCGAAGAAGGCGCGTTCGAGGCCGATCTGGGGTTGTAG
- a CDS encoding oxidoreductase, whose product MGLLDKWRRPRGGTRGLARKQASADLDYLRHWVATHTGVEAFVEPQTTVTEVTVVLVAVDGEWTRRRTGGEAGAKRLSRQLDIPVYDVQKVGYPQRMRDYDARRRIERDRERRRELEG is encoded by the coding sequence TTGGGACTGTTGGACAAGTGGCGTCGGCCGCGCGGTGGCACGCGAGGCCTGGCCCGTAAACAGGCATCGGCCGACCTGGACTATCTGCGTCACTGGGTCGCGACACACACCGGGGTCGAGGCATTCGTCGAACCCCAGACCACGGTCACCGAGGTCACCGTCGTACTGGTGGCCGTCGACGGTGAATGGACCCGCAGGCGCACCGGCGGGGAGGCCGGAGCCAAACGGCTCAGCAGGCAACTCGACATCCCGGTCTACGACGTGCAGAAGGTCGGCTATCCGCAGCGGATGCGCGACTACGATGCCCGACGCCGGATCGAACGTGACCGGGAACGCCGCCGTGAACTAGAGGGGTAG